From Pagrus major chromosome 2, Pma_NU_1.0, one genomic window encodes:
- the LOC141017568 gene encoding odorant receptor 131-2-like, translating into MAANNSLNGGKSSPKNINGRVVFVQVLVLVFLCINSLLIMTFFMKDCFYTTMRYILFAMTLLSDCLYLLLTDILLILSYFHFTIQMWFCLMIYIILSLYTYLTPVTLTAMTLERYVAICLPLRHSELCSTSSSMHCILFIHGISCLPCIAVLSIFFKSATHGFYIQRNVCSVEMFIIQKWQGHLRSAISQFYFLLMVSIIVFCYVKIMKVAKAASGENKKSTRKGLRTVILHAIQLLLCLIQLWCPFIEAALLQTNFLLFINVRYFNYITFILAPRCLSPLIYGLRDEMFFHALKYYALCGLYKKPLDF; encoded by the coding sequence ATGGCAGCCAATAACTCTTTGAATGGTGGTAAATCCTCACCGAAGAACATCAATGGTCGGGTCGTTTTTGTTCAGGTTCTGGTGTTAGTTTTTCTTTGCATCAACTCTTTGCtaatcatgacattttttatgAAGGATTGCTTCTACACAACCATGCGCTACATCTTATTTGCTATGACACTACTGTCTGATTGTCTGTATCTACTCCTGACTGATATCCTGCTCATTTTAAGCTATTTTCATTTTACCATACAAATGTGGTTTTGTCTCatgatatatattattttgtcTCTGTACACTTATTTAACACCAGTTACTCTGACAGCAATGACTCTGGAGCGCTATGTGGCCATTTGCCTGCCCCTGCGGCACTCAGAACTGTGCTCCACAAGCAGCTCTATGCACTGTATCCTCTTCATTCACGGCATTAGCTGTTTACCATGCATTGCTGTTCTGtccattttctttaaatctgcAACCCATGGCTTCTACATTCAGAGAAATGTATGCTCTGTGGAAATGTTCATCATTCAAAAGTGGCAGGGTCATCTTCGGTCAGCTATCAGTCAGTTCTACTTCTTACTTATGGTGAGCATTATTGTATTCtgttatgttaaaataatgaaagtgGCCAAAGCTGCATCTGGAGAGAATAAAAAGTCAACAAGGAAAGGGCTCAGAACAGTAATTCTTCATGccatccagctgctgctctgtctcatcCAGCTGTGGTGTCCATTCATAGAAGCTGCTTTACTTCAGACtaattttctgttatttattaaTGTCAGGTATTTTAACTACATTACTTTTATTCTTGCTCCGAGATGTCTGAGTCCTCTCATTTATGGCCTTAGGGacgaaatgttttttcatgcactgaAATACTACGCTCTCTGTGGCTTGTATAAAAAACCTTTGGATTTTTAA